In the Bacteroidota bacterium genome, GATACCAAATTGATTGTCGACAAGGGAGCCGCGACGCAGGCGGTGATGCAGGTAGGCAAGTGCAATTCTGAAGCAGATTTGAACCAGGTTGTTTACAGCTTGATGTTGGGGATGGGCGCTGAAAATTTGCGAGAGTGTTGCTTTTAGGGTCACGATGTAAGGATCAGGATATGTGGGGATTGATTGACTGACCCTACATGCGCAAATCCAGATAGAAAAGCGACATGCTGATCCATAACGGCGCCGGCGCCACTTAATTTAAATTTTTTGCCCGGGCCGTGTCGCGAATTAGGCAAACCTTGCGCATTAGTATAGAATGGCGCGCTGCATTTCAATCCAGGACCTGGTCTCCATGGGCAAAACCAATGGCGCTCATGTTCTAGCTGCTAATGCTACGGACGGGGTAGAAAGAACCAGCACTGGTGGCACGCACTGCACAATGGCTGTGCGTATTGTGATAAAGTCTAATTGACGCACTGTAAAGTCCATCTTTTGCAGTGTCCCAACCGATCCCAAAAGCTTTCTTTGTCATGAAAAACACGTCAAACGTAACCGAGGTACTTATTGCTGCGCGAAAAGGTGAAGACGACGCGCAAAACCAACTTTGGGCTATTGTTTATGATGAACTGCGAAAAATTGCACACTTGCAGTTGCGCAGTGAAAGCAACCGCCGCATGCTTTCAACAACAGCGCTGGTGCATGAAGCCTACTTACGACTGGTTGATGAGAAAAGTATAGAGTGGAAAAATAGGGCCCATTTCTTTGGCATTGCTTCGCGCGTGATGCGCCGGGTTATTGTTGATAATGCCCGCAAGCAATGCGCACAGAAGCGCGGAGGAGGACAACTGGCAGAATCATTTGATGAAGCCCGCTTTGTCCCGGAAAATCGAATTCAGGAGGTCCTGGATCTCGATGAAGCACTCAACGCCCTCGAGCACATCAATGCACGCTGGAGCAAGGTGGTAGAGTGTAAATATTTTGGAGGATTGAAAGAGGCAGAGATCGCCGACATTCTCGACGTATCTATCCGTACTGTTGAGCGCGACTGGGTGAAAGCCCGGGCGTGGTTGTATCACCACATGCACAAACCCATGGCAGAGGCCTGAGCCGTTGCCTCCGTGGGCTATGCAGGAAACCAACATTCCGATGGAAGAAAATACCCTTGATCTCTCGTCGTTTCGCCGGGAAGTGACAGCCGCAACCCTGTCACCTGATGAATGGGCGCAAGTAGATAAAATTCTAGATGAAATGCTGGAGTTGCCGGAGCATGAACGAATGGCCTATCTACAGCAGGAACGTGTAGAAAACCGGGTCATTCGGCAGCAAGTACAGCGGTTGTTGGCTGCGTGCAAAATGGAAACGGCCCGGGCCTTTCTGGAACCGCTACATGAAGCGGGGAGCCCAAACATGCTCCGGCAAATGGAGCAAGCCTTAACAACCCCGCAGGTAGAACAACTCACGCCTGGTCAGGATGTCGGGCCCTATACCATTGTTCGCCCTATAGGTAAAGGGGGCATGGGTGTGGTATATCTTGCAGAACGCTCGTTTGACGCCTATAAAAAACCGGTGGCGCTCAAAGTTGTGAAGCGCGGCATGGATACGGATGATATCCTGCATCGATTTCGGGTTGAACGTCAAATCCTTGCCGGCCTGGAGCATCCGCATATTGCCCGATTGCTCGATGGCGGTGTAACGCGCCATGGCTTGCCGTATTTCGT is a window encoding:
- a CDS encoding sigma-70 family RNA polymerase sigma factor produces the protein MKNTSNVTEVLIAARKGEDDAQNQLWAIVYDELRKIAHLQLRSESNRRMLSTTALVHEAYLRLVDEKSIEWKNRAHFFGIASRVMRRVIVDNARKQCAQKRGGGQLAESFDEARFVPENRIQEVLDLDEALNALEHINARWSKVVECKYFGGLKEAEIADILDVSIRTVERDWVKARAWLYHHMHKPMAEA